Proteins from a genomic interval of Symmachiella macrocystis:
- the hflX gene encoding GTPase HflX codes for MADPKREELSVQQRRAVLVAVVLPEQEASELHPLDELKGLVKTAGVEVVGTLTQHRKRPDLKTYLGKGKVEELEMLVKMQDAELVIFDNNLTPAQGRNLEAALDVVIVDRSELILDIFNTHARTYEAKLQVELAQLLYQRTRLKRMWTHLSRIEGGIGSKGPGEQQLETDRRLIDKRVSELKRKLKVVEKRRARMVSARDDQMTVSLVGYTNAGKSTLMNTVTGAGVLVADQLFATLDTRTRRWNVPHCGDVLLSDTVGFIRDLPHNLVASFKSTLEEVRNADLLLHVVDGTHVDAEQHIATVNEVLKEIGVDGSEAILVLNKIDAIHDRSVYDVLRLAHPEAISVSAAEGTGLAALAERVAERLGDGYLDAEVETYVGNGRLLAYLAAHADITETDYSQESRVTVSCRIPRRFLHGVEGDDTNVALLNGYAPPADENGFSIDEPIAIEENEFSAQ; via the coding sequence TTGGCAGATCCTAAACGCGAGGAATTGAGCGTCCAGCAACGACGAGCGGTGCTGGTCGCCGTGGTGCTTCCCGAGCAAGAAGCGAGCGAACTTCATCCTCTGGACGAGCTGAAGGGGTTGGTGAAAACCGCAGGTGTCGAGGTCGTGGGCACGCTGACGCAGCATCGCAAGCGTCCCGACCTCAAGACCTATCTCGGCAAAGGCAAGGTTGAGGAGCTGGAAATGCTCGTCAAAATGCAAGATGCCGAGTTGGTCATCTTCGACAACAACCTCACCCCCGCTCAGGGACGCAATCTGGAAGCCGCGCTCGATGTGGTCATCGTGGATCGTAGCGAACTGATTCTCGACATCTTCAATACGCACGCGCGGACCTATGAAGCCAAACTTCAAGTCGAGCTGGCGCAATTGCTCTATCAGCGAACCCGACTGAAACGGATGTGGACTCACTTGTCGCGGATCGAAGGGGGGATTGGTAGCAAGGGGCCGGGTGAACAGCAACTCGAAACCGACCGCCGGTTGATCGACAAACGGGTTTCGGAATTGAAGCGCAAGCTGAAAGTCGTCGAAAAACGCCGGGCCCGCATGGTCTCCGCACGGGATGATCAGATGACCGTCTCACTGGTGGGCTACACCAACGCCGGAAAAAGCACGCTGATGAACACCGTAACCGGTGCGGGCGTGCTAGTCGCCGATCAACTGTTTGCCACGCTCGATACACGGACGCGACGGTGGAACGTACCGCATTGCGGGGACGTGCTGCTCAGCGATACCGTCGGATTCATCCGCGATTTACCGCACAATCTGGTCGCCTCGTTCAAATCCACATTGGAAGAAGTCCGCAACGCGGATCTGTTGTTGCACGTTGTGGATGGCACGCACGTCGATGCCGAACAACACATCGCCACCGTCAACGAAGTCCTCAAGGAAATCGGTGTTGATGGCTCGGAAGCGATCCTGGTTCTCAACAAAATCGACGCCATTCACGACCGGTCGGTGTACGATGTCCTGCGGTTGGCGCATCCGGAGGCAATTTCCGTCAGTGCGGCCGAGGGAACCGGTCTGGCGGCGTTAGCGGAACGAGTTGCCGAGCGTCTGGGAGATGGGTATCTCGATGCGGAAGTCGAAACCTATGTCGGCAACGGACGGCTACTGGCCTATCTCGCCGCTCACGCCGATATCACCGAGACCGACTATTCTCAAGAATCACGCGTGACGGTCAGTTGCCGTATTCCGCGTCGGTTTTTGCACGGTGTCGAAGGTGACGATACGAACGTCGCCCTGCTCAATGGATACGCCCCACCAGCCGACGAGAATGGTTTTTCGATCGACGAGCCCATCGCGATTGAAGAAAACGAATTCAGCGCGCAATAA
- a CDS encoding HesB/IscA family protein, with protein MSVIISEKAASEIQRVISDQKHPDNTVLRIGVAGGGCSGYQYSLGFDTDSDAAKDHITEQHGVTVAVDKRSDLFLDGTTVDFYEGLDKRGFTFDNPNAVKSCGCGSSFSA; from the coding sequence ATGTCAGTCATCATTAGCGAAAAAGCCGCCAGTGAAATTCAGCGGGTCATTTCCGATCAAAAACACCCGGACAACACGGTTTTACGAATCGGTGTCGCCGGCGGCGGGTGTAGCGGATACCAGTACAGCTTGGGATTCGACACGGATTCCGACGCTGCCAAAGACCACATCACCGAGCAACACGGTGTGACTGTCGCCGTCGACAAGCGGAGCGACTTGTTCCTCGATGGCACCACGGTCGACTTCTACGAAGGTCTCGACAAACGCGGATTTACGTTCGACAATCCCAATGCTGTGAAGAGTTGCGGTTGCGGAAGCAGCTTCTCCGCCTAA
- a CDS encoding 3'-5' exoribonuclease YhaM family protein — protein MSDQPPITPLSDAEPGQQADCFVVLAAKDRAKTRDGKPYFRVSFRDAARKATAMIWNDTRWFADCESSWQAGGFYKIRCRYEENQYGPQIDLLQIREVTDDDADDGFDPADFFVTTRFDPQEMFTELLDIVDEHITDAPLKQLVVNLLKDNEAQIKDSAAAVRNHHAFRGGFLEHVLSVTRTCLYLADKYLAYYPETDPPLSKSLVVAGGILHDIGKLRELESQPQGFAYTAEGRLVGHILLGRDIVREYASAIDELDAETLLRLEHIIIAHQNLPEWGSPIAPHTPESLLVHYADDIDAKYHMMATALELPPEEGEEFTPRDNPLRRSIFRGLTE, from the coding sequence ATGTCTGACCAGCCACCAATCACCCCGCTCAGCGACGCCGAACCGGGTCAACAGGCCGATTGTTTTGTCGTGCTGGCTGCCAAGGATCGTGCCAAAACACGTGACGGCAAGCCGTATTTCCGAGTTAGCTTTCGTGATGCGGCGCGCAAAGCGACCGCTATGATTTGGAACGACACGCGCTGGTTCGCCGATTGCGAGTCGTCGTGGCAGGCGGGCGGTTTTTATAAGATCCGCTGCCGCTACGAAGAAAACCAATACGGCCCGCAAATTGATCTGTTGCAAATCCGCGAAGTCACCGACGACGATGCCGACGACGGTTTTGACCCCGCTGATTTTTTCGTCACGACACGTTTCGATCCGCAGGAGATGTTCACCGAATTGTTGGACATTGTAGACGAGCACATCACCGACGCACCGCTTAAGCAACTCGTTGTGAATCTCTTGAAAGACAATGAAGCACAGATCAAAGACTCAGCTGCCGCTGTCCGCAACCATCACGCCTTTCGCGGCGGGTTTTTAGAACACGTCCTCTCCGTCACGCGGACCTGTCTGTATTTGGCGGACAAATATCTTGCCTACTATCCCGAGACCGATCCGCCGCTCTCCAAGTCGCTGGTCGTTGCTGGTGGGATTTTGCATGACATCGGCAAGCTCCGCGAGTTGGAATCCCAACCGCAAGGATTCGCCTATACCGCCGAGGGACGTTTGGTCGGGCATATTTTGTTGGGCCGCGATATCGTGCGGGAATATGCCAGTGCCATTGATGAATTGGATGCCGAGACATTATTACGGTTAGAACATATTATTATCGCGCATCAAAACCTGCCCGAATGGGGTTCGCCGATCGCACCGCACACACCGGAATCGTTGCTGGTGCACTATGCGGATGACATCGATGCCAAGTATCATATGATGGCGACCGCCTTGGAATTGCCGCCCGAGGAGGGGGAAGAATTCACCCCCCGAGACAACCCGCTACGGCGGTCCATCTTCCGCGGCTTAACCGAGTAG